One window of the Natronomonas marina genome contains the following:
- a CDS encoding winged helix-turn-helix domain-containing protein: MNDPEAAVADLPPSAKLVYKTLEYEGSLTQSQLAEESLLPQRTVRHALGKLQDAGVVEESAYLMDARKSMYTAVSADADPASAAA, encoded by the coding sequence ATGAACGACCCCGAGGCCGCGGTGGCGGATCTGCCTCCGAGCGCGAAGCTGGTCTACAAGACCCTGGAGTACGAGGGCTCGCTGACGCAATCACAGCTGGCCGAGGAGTCGCTGCTGCCCCAGCGAACCGTCCGGCACGCCCTCGGCAAGCTGCAGGACGCGGGGGTCGTCGAGGAGTCCGCCTACCTCATGGACGCCCGCAAGTCGATGTACACGGCGGTGTCGGCCGATGCCGACCCCGCCTCGGCGGCCGCGTGA
- a CDS encoding MBL fold metallo-hydrolase — MTDPGLGFDLGIVSLDNRAFEGNNNSYVLGTESGATTTLVDTGVATPSTREQLRDGLADHGVEFADIEQVLLTHHHPDHTGLAGEIQAESGCEVYVHTADAPLVAQTDEAMVAAEERLRSVIDEWGMPEDKQEELLSFVGGTAGVDGDPPEVTTFEDGETFDLGSVVLEAVHMPGHAAGMTGFAFDGRDGEELFSGDAILPYYTPNVGGADTRVEDALAKYLDTLAAAVERGYTRAWPGHRGPIVDPPGRAADIVVHHRERTERVVDVLVDGPATPWEVSAELFGSLSAIHVLHGPGESFAHLEHLEAAGIVARDGRRFELLESDPELASLFPDVSAALSPTAQPGR, encoded by the coding sequence ATGACCGATCCCGGTCTCGGGTTCGATCTCGGAATCGTCTCGCTGGACAACCGGGCCTTCGAGGGGAACAACAACAGCTACGTGCTCGGCACCGAGTCGGGAGCGACGACGACGCTCGTCGACACCGGCGTCGCCACCCCGTCGACCCGCGAGCAACTCCGGGACGGGCTGGCCGATCACGGCGTCGAGTTCGCCGACATCGAACAGGTGCTTTTGACCCACCACCATCCCGACCACACCGGACTGGCCGGCGAGATTCAGGCCGAAAGCGGCTGTGAGGTCTACGTCCACACCGCCGACGCGCCGCTCGTCGCACAGACGGACGAAGCGATGGTGGCCGCCGAGGAGCGCCTCAGGAGCGTCATCGACGAGTGGGGGATGCCGGAGGACAAACAAGAGGAACTGCTGTCGTTCGTCGGCGGTACCGCCGGTGTCGACGGCGATCCGCCCGAGGTGACGACCTTCGAGGACGGCGAGACGTTCGACCTCGGCAGCGTCGTACTCGAGGCAGTGCACATGCCGGGCCACGCCGCGGGCATGACGGGTTTCGCGTTCGACGGCCGCGACGGCGAGGAACTGTTCAGCGGGGACGCCATTCTCCCGTACTACACGCCGAACGTCGGCGGCGCCGATACACGGGTCGAGGACGCCCTAGCGAAGTACCTCGACACTCTCGCCGCCGCCGTCGAGCGCGGATACACCCGCGCGTGGCCGGGCCACCGCGGCCCGATCGTCGACCCGCCAGGGCGGGCGGCCGACATCGTCGTCCACCACCGCGAGCGAACCGAGCGCGTCGTCGACGTCCTCGTCGACGGCCCGGCGACGCCCTGGGAGGTCAGCGCCGAGTTGTTCGGGTCGCTGTCGGCCATCCACGTCCTCCACGGTCCCGGAGAGTCGTTCGCTCACCTCGAGCACCTCGAAGCGGCCGGCATCGTCGCCCGCGACGGCCGTCGGTTCGAACTGCTCGAGTCCGACCCGGAACTGGCGTCGCTGTTTCCCGACGTGTCGGCTGCGCTGTCACCGACGGCACAGCCCGGACGGTAG
- a CDS encoding class I SAM-dependent methyltransferase, with protein MTDPRRENQDLWNEWSDDFQALWNADTAEGGPPPAPSPFDPEAPGGRQPEVLDSLEDKAYVELGCGGGQGSVGTAELGAEPVVGVDFSGEQLRHARRLRDHYGVDARFLQGDVTDLPFPDDAFDVASSEAVYQMIADLEGAFREARRVLRDGGVFVVSVPHPIYEILDVETGTFERDYLGPDRRTITIDESYDAEMVVFDRTVGDLHDALVGAGFEVRRLLETRHHRAEHGDPDDEALPDLLWKVPGSVRFCAVAA; from the coding sequence ATGACCGACCCCCGACGGGAGAACCAGGACCTCTGGAACGAGTGGAGCGACGACTTCCAGGCGCTGTGGAACGCCGACACCGCCGAGGGCGGCCCGCCGCCGGCCCCCTCGCCGTTCGACCCCGAGGCGCCCGGCGGCCGCCAGCCGGAGGTGCTCGACTCCCTCGAGGACAAGGCGTACGTCGAGTTGGGCTGTGGCGGCGGCCAGGGCAGCGTCGGCACCGCCGAACTCGGCGCCGAGCCGGTCGTCGGGGTCGACTTCTCCGGCGAACAGCTACGGCACGCCCGGCGGTTGCGGGACCACTACGGCGTCGACGCACGCTTCCTCCAGGGCGACGTGACGGACCTGCCGTTCCCCGACGACGCCTTCGACGTGGCCTCCTCGGAGGCGGTCTACCAGATGATAGCAGACCTCGAGGGAGCGTTCCGCGAGGCCCGGCGGGTGCTCCGAGACGGCGGCGTCTTCGTCGTCAGCGTGCCACATCCCATCTACGAGATTCTCGACGTCGAGACGGGGACCTTCGAGCGGGACTACCTCGGTCCCGACCGGCGAACGATAACGATAGACGAGTCCTACGACGCCGAGATGGTGGTCTTCGACCGGACGGTCGGGGACCTCCACGACGCGCTCGTGGGGGCCGGCTTCGAGGTCCGACGGCTGCTGGAGACCAGACACCACCGCGCCGAGCACGGCGACCCCGACGACGAGGCGTTGCCCGACCTGCTGTGGAAGGTGCCGGGCAGCGTCCGCTTTTGCGCGGTCGCCGCCTGA
- a CDS encoding VOC family protein, which yields MEHTPEHDVTAEAPDSPVHTVGTDHMTVMGGDAASTIAFYRDLLGMPLVLEQPNLDAPELTHLFFDTGDGRILTFFVGTDRPTRPHRGPGNVHHLAFSIAPGEFDATKEALNDAGYGFNEFDRGAFHSLYTQDPAGLVVELVVEKYAIPDDRRGEVLALAHEKRVDAGAGFVDDEHMQAALEELGLDSTPKFEGEAPTGAGV from the coding sequence ATGGAGCACACCCCCGAGCACGACGTCACCGCCGAAGCGCCCGACAGCCCGGTCCACACGGTCGGCACCGACCACATGACCGTGATGGGCGGCGACGCCGCAAGCACCATCGCCTTCTACCGCGACCTGCTCGGCATGCCGCTCGTTCTCGAACAGCCCAACCTCGACGCGCCGGAGCTGACCCACCTCTTCTTCGACACCGGCGACGGCCGCATCCTCACCTTCTTCGTCGGCACCGACCGACCGACCCGCCCCCACCGCGGACCGGGCAACGTCCACCACCTGGCCTTCTCCATCGCCCCCGGGGAGTTCGACGCCACGAAGGAGGCGCTGAACGACGCCGGCTACGGCTTCAACGAGTTCGACCGCGGCGCCTTCCACTCGCTGTACACCCAGGACCCCGCCGGCCTCGTCGTCGAACTGGTCGTCGAGAAGTACGCCATCCCCGACGACCGGCGCGGCGAGGTGCTGGCGCTGGCCCACGAGAAGCGCGTCGATGCCGGCGCCGGCTTCGTCGACGACGAACACATGCAGGCCGCCCTGGAGGAACTGGGCCTGGACTCGACGCCCAAGTTCGAGGGCGAGGCGCCGACCGGGGCCGGCGTCTGA
- a CDS encoding haloalkane dehalogenase has product MSIVTTPEERFEDVPDYDYPHERVPVTDDGAEMAYVDVAGSGEETFLLMHGEPTWGVLYRKLIPTLAERGRVIVPDMLGLGRSDKYTDPDAYSFDLHYESFETLLFDELDLTDVTLVCQDWGGILGLALAGHHPERFARLVPMNTGVPDGTQEMSDAWHQFADFVESVEELPIEMLVENATATDLTDEELAAYSAPFPTEESKACARVLPFLIPQSPDDEGAATMRAAKERLAEWDKPAFVLFSDSDPITGNARDPLRELIPTAKEQPDTWIEGAMHFLQEDAGEEIAEEIVAFVDRT; this is encoded by the coding sequence GTGTCCATCGTCACCACGCCCGAGGAACGGTTCGAGGACGTCCCGGACTACGACTACCCTCACGAACGGGTCCCCGTGACCGACGACGGCGCCGAGATGGCCTACGTCGATGTTGCGGGCAGCGGCGAGGAGACGTTCCTGTTGATGCACGGCGAACCGACGTGGGGCGTCCTCTACCGGAAACTGATTCCAACCCTCGCCGAGCGCGGCCGTGTCATCGTGCCCGACATGCTCGGCCTCGGCCGCTCGGACAAGTACACCGACCCCGACGCCTACAGTTTCGACCTCCACTACGAGAGCTTCGAGACGCTGCTGTTCGACGAACTGGACCTCACCGACGTAACGCTGGTGTGTCAGGACTGGGGCGGCATCCTGGGGCTGGCGCTGGCGGGCCACCACCCCGAGCGGTTCGCCCGTCTCGTGCCGATGAACACCGGCGTCCCGGACGGCACCCAGGAGATGTCCGACGCCTGGCACCAGTTCGCGGACTTCGTCGAGAGCGTCGAGGAGTTGCCCATCGAGATGCTCGTCGAGAACGCGACGGCGACGGACCTGACCGACGAGGAACTGGCCGCCTACAGCGCCCCGTTCCCGACCGAGGAATCGAAGGCCTGCGCCCGCGTGCTTCCCTTCCTCATCCCGCAGTCGCCCGACGACGAGGGCGCGGCGACGATGCGGGCCGCGAAGGAACGGCTCGCCGAGTGGGACAAGCCCGCGTTCGTCCTGTTTTCGGACTCGGACCCCATCACGGGCAACGCCCGCGACCCGCTGCGGGAGCTCATCCCGACCGCCAAAGAGCAGCCCGACACCTGGATCGAGGGCGCGATGCACTTCCTGCAGGAGGACGCGGGCGAGGAGATAGCCGAGGAGATAGTCGCCTTCGTCGACCGGACCTAG
- a CDS encoding uracil-DNA glycosylase family protein, with translation MKRVTDRTSNPFGMRAPGEPAVYGYGDANADFHVVGADAEAHGGAETGVPFTGSVAGRRLQAVLHAVGFAAEPYSDEPDLSNCYLSYLRLSPGDPADLERYLDAELRAINAHILLAVGDEALSYVLEEFTTRARKLPHDADRLHATEIRGRGFLVVPVKEPARWSDGDEAALVETLEGILDGDYRQTKGVATRVG, from the coding sequence GTGAAGCGAGTGACGGACCGCACGTCGAACCCCTTCGGTATGCGGGCGCCGGGCGAGCCGGCGGTCTACGGCTACGGGGACGCCAACGCCGACTTCCACGTCGTCGGCGCCGACGCCGAGGCCCACGGCGGCGCCGAGACCGGGGTGCCGTTCACCGGGTCGGTTGCCGGCCGCCGGCTGCAGGCAGTTCTGCACGCGGTCGGCTTCGCGGCCGAACCGTACAGCGACGAGCCCGACCTCTCGAACTGCTATCTGTCGTACCTGCGGCTGTCGCCCGGCGACCCCGCCGACCTCGAGCGGTACCTCGACGCCGAACTCCGGGCCATCAACGCCCATATCCTGCTGGCCGTCGGCGACGAGGCGCTGTCGTACGTCCTGGAGGAGTTCACGACGCGGGCCCGCAAGCTACCGCACGACGCCGACCGGCTGCACGCCACCGAGATTCGGGGCCGTGGCTTCCTTGTCGTGCCGGTCAAGGAGCCGGCCCGCTGGAGCGACGGCGACGAGGCGGCGCTCGTCGAGACGCTGGAGGGTATTCTCGACGGCGACTACCGACAGACGAAGGGCGTCGCCACGCGGGTGGGCTAG
- a CDS encoding halocyanin domain-containing protein, with translation MSEFSRRRFVRGTGAALAVGALAGCTGNGGNGGGNGDGSSDVPQAIDDHLSGANGYDGTIADMTGESGVTVMVGAGDGLAFDPAAVRISSSTTVTWEWTGAGGGHNVASVEGSESDFRSGDDFVSEEGHTYEQSFDNTGVQLYVCEPHESQGMKGAIDVVEE, from the coding sequence ATGAGCGAGTTCAGTCGACGACGGTTCGTTCGGGGCACCGGCGCCGCACTCGCGGTCGGCGCGCTGGCCGGCTGTACCGGCAACGGCGGCAACGGTGGGGGCAACGGCGACGGCAGTAGCGACGTCCCGCAGGCCATCGACGACCACCTCTCCGGCGCCAACGGCTACGACGGCACCATCGCCGACATGACCGGCGAGAGCGGGGTCACCGTCATGGTCGGCGCCGGCGACGGACTGGCGTTCGACCCGGCCGCGGTCCGCATCAGTTCCAGCACGACGGTTACCTGGGAGTGGACCGGCGCGGGCGGCGGACACAACGTCGCAAGCGTCGAGGGCTCGGAATCGGACTTCAGGAGCGGCGATGACTTCGTCAGCGAGGAGGGTCACACCTACGAACAGTCCTTCGACAACACCGGCGTCCAGCTGTACGTCTGTGAACCCCACGAATCCCAGGGGATGAAGGGCGCTATCGACGTCGTCGAGGAGTAA
- a CDS encoding LVIVD repeat-containing protein, translating into MSGSSELSGTTRRAVLKAVGASVAVGAAGTASAHEKWDSHPNDSEIEGGSPSALDSPGNTVGAQVMGYHSLGSVGSETTNGSRNPHYGAQTEIRTRGDYAYVSFFSSDAPTPGRGMAIVDISSYNDAETDAEAEAANMSVLSFVRNNSTGTAVMDLKVSDDGDYVFLGTQPLTALFTTGPNGEATDPTPNLDGNSFTEAPGAVVAVDVSDKGNPETVGAFQVSGLGVHNLFHHRIGQEEYVFAIHDQPDGTGMYVLRFDRTTGQLEPVNLWTLAGDARQGEYAGDTAYIHDVEVQDDPVTGTPTAYLGYWGQGLQVLDVSNPEDITQIGQFDMSACHFTSPAPTLYETPGGETKRVAVASQEIGSNGTRTGRIHLVDVSGIYEADAEVMDVPDDLTVENGVAQLETFDTWEWQNLEEDTDTPDAEEIQFGNFQLSPHNSDVVIDQDGELWIHQSHYHGGIRYLKGVEEDDGTLGLTQEGFSRPVYDTPKASRMQGLSEVVPNCWAAVESNGVTFASDINQGVHAVKADGIEYGGGPAVVDAVRSDDGSLFTGGQTDRIDIDVRFVERYDEVLVRDRLPASWDAYDDDAYETYEEGAATYVEFDAAASGGDTLSYFADVGGGSDAARVGPVEVSTDGGETWQALPGTFDTNFVVGAPTNLVAGTAAATVGMAAHQRDRIVEGARDLLGREE; encoded by the coding sequence ATGTCAGGTTCCTCTGAACTGTCCGGGACGACGCGGCGTGCGGTGCTGAAGGCGGTCGGGGCCTCGGTCGCGGTCGGGGCGGCGGGGACGGCGAGCGCCCACGAGAAGTGGGACTCCCATCCCAACGACAGCGAAATCGAGGGCGGAAGCCCCTCCGCGCTGGACTCGCCCGGCAACACGGTCGGCGCACAGGTGATGGGCTACCACAGCCTCGGCAGCGTCGGCTCCGAGACCACGAACGGTTCGCGGAACCCCCACTACGGGGCCCAGACGGAAATCCGGACGCGGGGCGACTACGCCTACGTCTCCTTCTTCTCCTCGGACGCCCCGACGCCCGGCCGCGGGATGGCCATCGTCGACATCAGTTCCTACAACGACGCCGAGACGGACGCCGAGGCCGAGGCGGCCAACATGTCCGTGCTGTCGTTCGTCCGCAACAACAGCACGGGAACGGCCGTGATGGACCTGAAGGTGAGCGACGACGGCGACTACGTCTTCCTCGGCACCCAGCCGCTCACGGCGCTCTTCACCACCGGGCCGAACGGTGAGGCGACCGACCCGACGCCGAACCTCGACGGCAACTCCTTCACCGAGGCGCCCGGCGCGGTCGTGGCCGTCGACGTCTCCGACAAGGGCAACCCCGAGACGGTCGGCGCCTTCCAGGTCAGCGGCCTGGGCGTTCACAACCTCTTCCACCACCGCATCGGCCAGGAGGAGTACGTCTTCGCCATCCACGACCAGCCGGACGGCACCGGGATGTACGTCCTGCGGTTCGACCGCACCACGGGCCAGCTGGAGCCGGTCAACCTCTGGACGCTCGCGGGCGACGCCCGACAGGGCGAGTACGCCGGCGACACGGCCTACATCCACGACGTCGAGGTCCAGGACGACCCCGTCACCGGCACGCCGACCGCCTACCTCGGCTACTGGGGGCAGGGCCTGCAGGTGCTCGACGTGTCAAACCCCGAGGACATCACCCAGATCGGCCAGTTCGACATGAGCGCGTGTCACTTCACCTCGCCGGCACCGACGCTGTACGAGACGCCCGGCGGCGAGACCAAACGGGTCGCCGTCGCCAGCCAGGAGATAGGCAGCAACGGCACGCGGACGGGCCGCATCCACCTCGTCGACGTCTCCGGCATCTACGAGGCGGACGCCGAGGTCATGGACGTGCCCGACGACCTGACCGTCGAGAACGGCGTCGCACAGCTGGAGACCTTCGACACCTGGGAGTGGCAGAACCTCGAGGAGGACACCGACACCCCGGACGCCGAGGAGATCCAGTTCGGCAACTTCCAGCTGTCGCCGCACAACTCCGACGTCGTCATCGACCAGGACGGCGAACTGTGGATCCACCAGTCCCACTACCACGGCGGCATCCGCTACCTCAAGGGCGTCGAGGAGGACGACGGCACGCTCGGCCTCACGCAGGAGGGCTTCTCCCGGCCGGTCTACGACACGCCGAAGGCGTCCCGGATGCAGGGACTCAGCGAGGTCGTCCCGAACTGCTGGGCGGCCGTCGAGTCCAACGGCGTCACCTTCGCCTCCGACATCAACCAGGGCGTCCACGCGGTGAAGGCCGACGGCATCGAGTACGGCGGCGGTCCCGCGGTCGTCGACGCCGTGCGCTCGGACGACGGGAGCCTCTTCACCGGCGGCCAGACCGACCGCATCGACATCGACGTCCGGTTCGTCGAGCGCTACGACGAGGTGCTGGTCCGGGACCGTCTGCCCGCCTCGTGGGACGCCTACGACGACGACGCCTACGAGACCTACGAGGAGGGCGCCGCGACCTACGTCGAGTTCGACGCCGCCGCCAGCGGCGGCGACACGCTGTCGTACTTCGCCGACGTGGGCGGGGGAAGCGACGCCGCTCGGGTCGGTCCCGTCGAGGTGAGCACCGACGGCGGCGAGACCTGGCAGGCCCTCCCCGGCACGTTCGACACCAACTTCGTGGTGGGCGCCCCCACGAATCTCGTGGCCGGCACCGCGGCCGCCACCGTCGGCATGGCGGCCCACCAGCGGGACCGGATCGTCGAGGGCGCCCGCGACCTGCTCGGCCGCGAGGAGTAG
- a CDS encoding cryptochrome/photolyase family protein, giving the protein MTVWVLGDQLSREHGPLSRTDDGERVLLIEATAFARRRPYHPHKLTLVFSAMRHFRDELRAAGRTVEYHRCETFAEGLDAHFETHPGDELTVMHPPGHGAVDRLTELVEARGGSLSVIDDELFVTTPDQWEAWMGDRDPPYRQETFYREARRATGYLMDGEEPLGGEWNYDDENRQFPGADYDPPEPPRYEPDALTQQTREWVHETFAGDYDDDPPGVGWADPEPFGWPVTREAAVDALDRFVDERLVEFGPYQDAMLADEPAMNHALLSGAMNLGLLHPREVLETVLEAAKSDPDVPLNSVEGFVRQVLGWREFTRHVYREAMPELADANQLDQTEALPAFYWTGDVDAACLSDVVDGVRKRGYSHHIERLMILANFALIYGVEPRQLNEWFHAAYVDAYHWVTTPNVVEMGSYGAGVFATKPYAASANYVDRMSDYCSGCPYAKTKTTGEDACPFNALYWDFLDRNAEELRSNHRMGLVYSHLDDKDDEELAAIRERAEAVRAMARRGEL; this is encoded by the coding sequence ATGACCGTCTGGGTCCTCGGCGACCAGCTCTCCCGCGAGCACGGGCCGCTCTCGCGGACCGACGACGGCGAGCGGGTCCTGTTGATAGAGGCGACGGCCTTCGCCCGCCGCAGGCCGTACCACCCCCACAAGCTGACGCTCGTCTTCTCGGCGATGCGGCACTTCCGCGACGAACTCCGGGCCGCGGGCCGAACGGTCGAGTACCACCGCTGTGAGACGTTCGCCGAGGGGCTGGACGCCCACTTCGAGACCCACCCCGGCGACGAGTTGACGGTGATGCACCCGCCCGGCCACGGCGCCGTGGACCGGCTGACCGAGCTGGTCGAGGCCCGCGGCGGCAGCCTCTCGGTCATCGACGACGAACTGTTCGTGACGACGCCCGACCAGTGGGAGGCGTGGATGGGCGACCGCGACCCCCCGTATCGGCAGGAGACGTTCTACCGCGAGGCCCGCCGGGCGACGGGCTACCTGATGGACGGCGAGGAGCCACTCGGCGGCGAGTGGAACTACGACGACGAGAACCGGCAGTTCCCCGGCGCCGACTACGACCCGCCGGAGCCGCCGCGGTACGAACCGGACGCGCTCACCCAGCAGACCCGCGAGTGGGTCCACGAGACGTTCGCCGGTGACTACGACGACGACCCGCCGGGCGTCGGGTGGGCCGACCCCGAGCCGTTCGGCTGGCCCGTCACCCGCGAGGCGGCCGTCGACGCCCTCGACCGCTTCGTCGACGAGCGACTCGTCGAGTTCGGTCCCTACCAGGACGCCATGCTCGCCGACGAGCCCGCGATGAACCACGCGCTCTTGTCCGGCGCGATGAACCTCGGCCTGTTGCACCCCCGCGAGGTCCTCGAGACGGTCCTCGAGGCGGCGAAGAGCGACCCGGACGTGCCGCTGAACTCCGTCGAGGGGTTCGTCCGCCAGGTGCTCGGCTGGCGGGAGTTCACCCGCCACGTCTACCGCGAGGCGATGCCGGAACTGGCCGACGCGAACCAGCTCGACCAGACCGAGGCGCTGCCGGCGTTCTACTGGACGGGCGACGTCGACGCCGCCTGCCTCTCGGACGTCGTCGACGGCGTCCGCAAGCGGGGCTACTCACACCACATCGAGCGGCTGATGATTCTCGCGAACTTCGCGCTCATCTACGGCGTCGAACCGCGCCAGTTGAACGAGTGGTTCCACGCCGCCTACGTGGACGCCTACCACTGGGTGACGACGCCCAACGTCGTCGAGATGGGGTCGTACGGCGCCGGCGTCTTCGCCACCAAGCCGTACGCCGCCTCGGCGAACTACGTCGACCGGATGTCCGACTACTGTTCGGGCTGTCCGTACGCCAAGACGAAGACGACCGGCGAGGACGCCTGCCCGTTCAACGCGCTGTACTGGGACTTCCTGGACCGCAACGCCGAGGAGTTACGGTCGAACCACCGGATGGGGCTGGTCTACTCGCACCTGGACGACAAGGACGACGAGGAACTGGCGGCGATACGGGAGCGAGCCGAGGCAGTGCGGGCGATGGCCCGGCGCGGGGAGCTGTGA
- a CDS encoding Single-stranded DNA binding protein: protein MSLDDAAEELASDLGADKQEVKEKLETLQSYSVPIEEAKQSIRREYGDSGGGGGTDSPPETDVADVEPDMGNVTVTARVLTVGKRSIRYEGEDQTIFEGEVADGTGTISYTAWTDFSLSPGDTITAGNAGVREWEGEPELNLGESTTVTLHDEPLEVPQEVGGERDLIELRPGDRGRTVEVQVLEVESKTIDGRDGETDILSGVVGDETARLPFTDWDPHEAIAAGESVRIGDVYVREFRGVPSVNVTEFSTVEPVGEVDVSDAATRMTVGEAVAAGGVFDVEVVGNVLEVRDGSGLIQRCPDCGRVVQNDQCRSHGEVDPEDDLRVKAILDDGTDTVTAILGRELTEAIYGGTLEDALEDARDAMDRDVVADAIAEDLVGGEFRVRGSLSVDEYGANLDCEAFEESADDPEARAREFLADAEVDA, encoded by the coding sequence ATGAGTCTCGACGACGCCGCCGAGGAGCTCGCCTCCGACCTCGGCGCGGACAAACAGGAGGTCAAAGAGAAGCTAGAGACCCTGCAGTCGTACTCCGTCCCCATCGAGGAAGCCAAGCAGAGCATCCGGCGGGAGTACGGCGACTCCGGCGGTGGCGGCGGGACCGACAGCCCCCCGGAGACGGACGTCGCCGACGTCGAACCCGACATGGGCAACGTCACCGTCACGGCCCGCGTATTGACCGTCGGCAAGCGCTCCATCCGCTACGAGGGCGAAGACCAGACCATCTTCGAGGGCGAGGTTGCCGACGGGACGGGGACCATCTCCTACACCGCCTGGACGGACTTCTCGCTGTCGCCCGGCGACACCATCACCGCGGGCAACGCCGGCGTCCGCGAGTGGGAGGGCGAACCGGAACTGAACCTCGGGGAGTCGACGACCGTGACGCTGCACGACGAACCGCTGGAGGTCCCCCAGGAGGTCGGCGGCGAGCGGGACCTCATCGAGTTGCGGCCGGGCGACCGCGGCCGGACCGTCGAGGTCCAGGTACTCGAAGTCGAGTCCAAGACCATCGACGGCCGGGACGGCGAGACCGACATCCTGAGCGGCGTCGTCGGCGACGAGACGGCGCGACTGCCCTTCACCGACTGGGACCCCCACGAGGCAATCGCGGCCGGCGAGTCGGTCCGAATCGGGGACGTCTACGTCCGGGAGTTCCGCGGCGTGCCGTCGGTCAACGTCACGGAGTTCTCGACGGTCGAGCCGGTCGGCGAGGTCGACGTTAGCGACGCGGCGACCCGGATGACGGTCGGCGAGGCCGTCGCCGCCGGCGGCGTCTTCGACGTCGAGGTGGTCGGCAACGTCCTCGAGGTCCGGGACGGCTCGGGGCTCATCCAGCGGTGTCCGGACTGTGGCCGCGTCGTCCAGAACGACCAGTGCCGGAGCCACGGCGAGGTCGACCCCGAGGACGACCTCCGGGTGAAGGCCATCCTCGACGACGGCACCGACACGGTCACCGCCATCCTGGGCCGGGAGCTGACCGAGGCGATTTACGGCGGGACGCTGGAGGACGCCCTCGAGGACGCCCGCGACGCGATGGACCGGGACGTCGTCGCCGACGCCATCGCGGAGGACCTCGTCGGCGGCGAGTTCCGCGTCCGCGGCTCGCTGTCGGTCGACGAGTACGGCGCCAACCTCGACTGCGAGGCCTTCGAGGAGAGCGCCGACGACCCCGAGGCGCGCGCCCGGGAGTTCCTCGCCGACGCGGAGGTGGACGCATGA